One part of the Aurantibacillus circumpalustris genome encodes these proteins:
- a CDS encoding T9SS type A sorting domain-containing protein, with the protein MNKKQLFLCLALLTSSIFSAQTPEQLKNYCGAGVPSQQWDSWLNSKVEEYKDNLAHNKTALVVREIPVIVHIIYFNEPIGTYPNLDTNQVKSQIAALNRDFSGTGVNVNNVPSVFSGLVSNTGIQFCLARKDRQDQPMNPRGIERISASANIWQSPSTPTLDLKAYFNNVIIPLTYWDPTKYLNIWVSDKPVGYPMNGFATYPPGSGLAGIFGGTFGTTTNDGIWVYAKAFGTATAGAVAPYDEGRTATHEIGHWLGLRHIWGDGNCLSDYCTDTPTAKQAHYGCVTTTPIDGCGVGTSPNGEMPMNFMDRSDDACMYMFTPDQNIRMQTVLSQSSLRYLLGTHSKCSEQALPTSSAVASFETQFQQCLNKPFTPFNTSSGFPYPTYIWSSSPAANFFPSNSVPNPAVTINNPGYYTLTLVATNSLSSSTATFVVTAQNTCAVQSQCLDTARAIKKTDTLTTYRAPVSSVNGCGNLSTNGNLVGTNCYKDKEFAQYFAPNTYSTIPNPQVNSVIVLFDSAATKSPYQNTQVVCKIYGGSVGGGPTSSQGSKSDSITKILLTPADTSVDFVGKPGKSLITKRKIIPFRFDFASPIIISSPSSGFFVGLQIPFAYGDSVGIVTNTKFNSSLDSSAWYLNSNNSWQPYKSTRGYKVQMAVVPVITCGPVGVREEGNLLGSGVTVMPNPSNGIFNFVFTFQKEQYLSLNITSAFGQLISYEKLRNITNNVISVDLSQYANGIYFAEISNGTERIVKKIIVNH; encoded by the coding sequence ATGAACAAAAAACAGTTATTTCTCTGTCTAGCTTTATTAACTTCAAGTATTTTTAGTGCACAAACACCCGAACAATTAAAAAATTATTGCGGTGCGGGCGTTCCTTCTCAACAGTGGGATTCATGGCTAAATAGTAAAGTTGAAGAATATAAGGACAACTTAGCGCATAATAAAACAGCTTTAGTTGTTCGCGAAATTCCTGTAATTGTTCATATTATTTATTTTAATGAACCAATTGGGACTTATCCCAACTTAGATACAAATCAGGTTAAGTCGCAAATCGCAGCGCTAAATAGGGATTTTAGTGGAACGGGTGTTAATGTGAACAATGTTCCGTCTGTTTTTTCTGGCTTGGTTTCTAATACAGGAATTCAATTTTGTTTAGCTAGAAAAGACCGTCAAGATCAACCAATGAATCCTCGTGGAATTGAACGTATCAGTGCTTCTGCAAATATATGGCAAAGTCCTTCAACCCCTACATTAGATCTTAAGGCCTATTTTAATAACGTAATAATTCCGCTTACATATTGGGATCCTACTAAATATTTAAATATTTGGGTGAGCGACAAACCAGTTGGATACCCAATGAATGGTTTTGCTACTTATCCACCTGGTTCTGGTCTTGCAGGAATTTTCGGCGGAACTTTTGGAACAACCACTAACGACGGCATTTGGGTGTATGCAAAAGCTTTCGGGACAGCTACTGCAGGTGCCGTTGCTCCCTACGATGAAGGTAGAACCGCAACACACGAAATTGGTCATTGGCTTGGATTAAGGCATATTTGGGGTGATGGTAATTGTTTATCTGATTATTGTACAGATACTCCAACAGCAAAACAAGCGCATTATGGTTGTGTTACAACAACTCCTATCGATGGTTGTGGTGTAGGTACAAGTCCAAACGGGGAAATGCCAATGAATTTCATGGATAGATCTGACGATGCCTGTATGTATATGTTTACTCCAGACCAAAATATCCGTATGCAGACCGTGTTAAGCCAAAGCAGTTTAAGATATTTACTTGGAACACACTCTAAATGTTCTGAACAAGCACTACCAACATCGTCTGCCGTTGCTTCTTTTGAGACACAATTTCAACAATGTTTAAATAAACCTTTTACACCTTTCAATACTTCTAGTGGATTTCCTTATCCTACTTATATTTGGAGCTCATCGCCGGCAGCAAATTTTTTTCCAAGTAATTCTGTTCCAAATCCAGCAGTAACCATAAATAACCCTGGTTATTACACACTTACACTTGTCGCTACAAATAGTTTAAGTTCTTCAACAGCTACGTTTGTTGTTACGGCCCAAAACACTTGTGCTGTTCAATCGCAGTGCTTGGATACTGCGAGGGCCATTAAAAAAACTGACACACTTACCACCTACAGAGCACCCGTTAGCTCTGTTAACGGTTGTGGTAATTTGTCAACAAACGGTAACCTAGTTGGCACAAATTGTTACAAAGACAAAGAATTTGCACAGTACTTTGCTCCAAACACTTATTCGACAATTCCTAATCCACAGGTGAATAGTGTCATAGTTCTTTTTGATTCAGCTGCAACAAAATCACCTTATCAGAATACGCAGGTAGTCTGCAAAATTTATGGTGGATCAGTTGGCGGTGGTCCAACTAGTTCACAAGGATCAAAAAGTGATAGTATTACAAAGATATTACTTACTCCTGCCGACACCTCTGTTGATTTTGTTGGAAAGCCTGGTAAATCTTTAATAACCAAGCGTAAAATAATTCCATTTAGATTTGATTTTGCAAGTCCTATTATTATTAGTAGTCCTTCTTCTGGATTTTTTGTAGGACTTCAAATACCTTTTGCTTATGGGGACTCCGTAGGCATTGTAACAAATACCAAATTCAACAGTTCACTTGACTCGAGCGCATGGTATCTTAATTCAAATAATAGTTGGCAACCATATAAATCAACCAGAGGGTATAAAGTGCAAATGGCAGTAGTTCCTGTTATTACATGCGGCCCTGTTGGAGTTAGAGAAGAAGGCAATTTATTAGGGTCAGGCGTTACAGTAATGCCAAATCCAAGCAACGGCATATTTAATTTTGTATTTACATTCCAAAAAGAACAGTATTTATCTCTAAATATAACTAGCGCTTTTGGACAACTTATTAGCTACGAAAAATTAAGAAACATTACCAATAATGTTATCAGTGTTGATTTAAGCCAATATGCAAATGGTATCTATTTTGCAGAAATTTCAAATGGCACTGAAAGAATAGTTAAAAAAATAATAGTAAACCATTAA
- a CDS encoding ATP-dependent helicase has translation MDHYLDELNTLQRAAAKATEGPVMIIAGAGSGKTRVLTYRIAHIMEKGADAFNILALTFTNKAAKEMKERIAKIVGPGEAKNLWMGTFHSVFAKILRIEASKLGYPSNFTIYDTDDSKSVIKEILKQFNLDDKIYKPSLVLNRISEAKNKLVSAAQYLNNPITQQEDSSSRKPLLGKVYEAYQRRNFKAGAMDFDDLLFQTNVLLRDFPDVLLKYQNKFRFILVDEYQDTNFSQYLIIKQLAARFQNICVVGDDAQSIYAFRGANIQNILNFEKDYPDLKTFKLEQNYRSTKTIVAAANHIIANNKDQFKKTVFTENEDGQKLKVIKAGSDNEEGQKIVNSIFEIRMQNQAKNSDFAILYRTNAQSRSFEESLRKLNIPYKIYGGISFYQRKEIKDVLSYFRLTINSSDDESLRRVINYPARGIGQTTLDKITVAAAEHDINMWTVISNLKDFNLGINAGIASKINDFVTQIKSYSLLLPYKDAYDLANYIAVNSGIVKELYTDKTPEGVSRYENIQELLNGIKDFVEQPRTPQENELNDVIKLELQKKETELALEEANTSIKTLDEFMQEITLLTSVDKEDEKDTDKDKVSMMTIHAAKGLEFPYVYIVGLEENLFPSQLSINSRTDLEEERRLFYVAVTRAEKQATLSYATMRYRFGNVTYCEPSRFIDEIDEKFLDYPEDQVSPSFSKNTFDKFRDNYNSVSNDSNTSIINLNLKPKKLIRLSSSFNSNSTPADLSLNRSLLSGDNVMHEKFGKGQIVSLEGSWPETKATIQFEKAGNKSLLLKFARLTKL, from the coding sequence ATGGATCACTACTTAGATGAACTAAATACCTTACAAAGAGCGGCTGCAAAGGCCACAGAAGGTCCGGTAATGATTATAGCTGGTGCTGGATCTGGAAAGACAAGAGTTCTTACCTACCGTATAGCACACATTATGGAAAAAGGTGCGGATGCCTTTAATATTTTGGCTTTAACGTTTACCAACAAAGCTGCAAAAGAAATGAAAGAGAGGATTGCCAAAATTGTTGGCCCTGGGGAAGCCAAAAATTTATGGATGGGTACTTTTCACAGCGTATTTGCTAAAATTTTACGCATAGAAGCTTCTAAACTTGGCTACCCAAGCAACTTTACAATTTATGATACCGATGATAGTAAAAGTGTCATTAAAGAAATTTTAAAACAGTTTAATCTTGATGATAAAATTTACAAACCCTCTTTAGTTTTAAATAGGATTAGTGAAGCAAAAAATAAATTGGTTTCCGCAGCACAATACTTGAACAACCCGATTACACAACAAGAAGATAGCAGTAGCCGCAAACCCTTATTAGGAAAAGTATACGAAGCCTATCAACGTAGAAATTTTAAAGCGGGTGCTATGGATTTTGATGATCTTTTGTTTCAAACCAATGTTCTTTTGAGAGATTTTCCAGATGTACTTTTAAAATATCAAAATAAATTCCGATTTATACTTGTAGATGAGTATCAGGATACAAACTTTTCACAATACCTTATAATTAAACAACTAGCTGCGCGGTTTCAAAATATATGTGTGGTGGGAGATGATGCTCAGAGTATTTACGCCTTTCGCGGAGCTAATATTCAAAACATTCTAAATTTTGAAAAAGATTATCCAGATTTAAAAACATTTAAACTCGAACAAAATTATAGAAGTACAAAAACCATAGTTGCGGCTGCAAACCATATAATTGCCAATAATAAAGATCAGTTTAAAAAGACCGTATTCACAGAAAACGAGGACGGACAAAAATTGAAAGTTATTAAAGCTGGTTCTGATAATGAAGAAGGGCAGAAAATTGTAAACAGTATTTTTGAAATACGTATGCAAAATCAGGCCAAAAATAGCGATTTTGCTATACTTTATAGAACCAACGCGCAATCAAGGTCATTTGAGGAGTCTCTTAGAAAACTAAACATTCCTTACAAAATTTATGGAGGTATAAGTTTTTACCAACGTAAAGAAATTAAAGACGTGTTATCGTATTTTCGTTTAACGATAAATTCGAGTGATGATGAAAGTCTTCGCAGGGTAATTAATTATCCGGCAAGAGGTATTGGACAAACGACTTTAGATAAAATTACAGTCGCAGCTGCGGAACATGATATTAATATGTGGACTGTAATAAGCAATCTTAAAGATTTTAATCTTGGAATAAATGCCGGCATTGCTTCAAAAATAAATGATTTTGTTACACAAATAAAATCGTATAGTCTATTATTGCCTTACAAAGACGCGTATGATTTAGCCAATTATATTGCTGTTAATAGCGGTATTGTAAAAGAACTGTACACTGATAAAACACCCGAAGGTGTTAGTAGGTACGAGAACATTCAGGAATTATTAAATGGAATCAAAGATTTTGTAGAACAGCCTCGTACCCCTCAAGAAAATGAGCTAAACGATGTTATAAAACTAGAGCTTCAAAAAAAAGAAACAGAGCTTGCGCTTGAAGAAGCTAATACATCTATCAAAACGCTTGACGAATTTATGCAAGAAATTACTTTGCTTACGAGTGTAGACAAAGAAGATGAAAAAGATACCGACAAAGATAAAGTGAGTATGATGACCATACACGCTGCAAAAGGGCTCGAGTTTCCGTATGTATATATTGTTGGATTGGAAGAAAACTTGTTTCCATCGCAACTTTCTATAAATAGTAGAACCGATTTGGAGGAAGAACGCCGACTGTTCTATGTTGCTGTTACACGTGCCGAAAAGCAAGCAACACTAAGTTATGCAACCATGCGCTACCGATTTGGAAACGTTACCTATTGCGAACCAAGTCGGTTTATCGACGAAATTGATGAAAAATTTCTTGATTATCCAGAAGATCAGGTATCCCCCTCATTTTCAAAAAACACATTTGATAAGTTTCGGGATAATTATAATTCTGTTTCAAATGATTCAAATACATCAATAATTAACCTGAATTTAAAACCTAAAAAACTCATCCGTCTAAGTAGTAGTTTTAACTCCAATTCAACTCCCGCCGATCTTTCATTAAACAGATCGTTGCTTTCGGGCGACAACGTAATGCACGAGAAATTTGGGAAGGGTCAAATTGTTTCACTTGAGGGTTCGTGGCCTGAGACAAAGGCTACTATTCAATTTGAAAAAGCTGGGAACAAGAGTCTTTTATTAAAATTTGCAAGATTAACAAAACTATAA